From the Psychrobacter sp. P2G3 genome, the window AATCATACGCCTAAAGCTATGTACGTGACTTCAGGCAACTCGATAACACCTAAAGGTAAGTTGGATAAAATGCCAAAAATGGTTGCCAATGGCAGTCGCGCTTTTATCTGGTATTTGTTGGCGATAATGGTATTAATACTTGATCAATGGACTAAGTGGTTGGCCCAAACCAAATTAGCGTTCAATGACCCCGTACCGGTCATTGAACCATTTCTCAACTGGACACTCGCTTATAACTATGGGGCAGCATTTAGCTTTTTAGCCGACGCTGGCGGTTGGCAGAAATGGTTTTTCTCAGGCTTAGCTTTTGTAATGGCTATCTTTTTAACGATTTATTTAATCAAAGCGCCACGTACAGCCAAGCTATTGTCTATGGGGTTGGCCTTAGTGCTTGGCGGTGCGATTGGCAACTTAATCGATCGTTTAAGAATTGGCAAAGTGGTTGACTTTATCCATGTGCATTATGCTGATGTCTGGAATTATCCTATTTTCAATGTTGCAGATATAGGTGTCTGTGTCGGTGTCGCATTGATTATAATTGACATGATATTTTTAGAAAGTAAGCGTAATAAATAAGCACATTGATGCCGATTATCACAAACAAAATGAACTAGCGTCGTAGTCACTCTATACGGAAAAATACTTTTTATACTTGAGTATGTTTATAAAATGTGAACTGGAAGGTAATGTATGACTGGTATAGGTACTCACTCATTTTAGGTCTTAAAACCCAATACTTAAAAGCTCTGCGTAGAGCCATTATTATAGAGACATTGAATAATCCATAAATTCTTTATTGATAATAACAAAAGGAAAATATAGTGTCACAGGCTCAGCCAACTATTGAAAAAATTCACAGCCTTAGAAAAAAACAAGAGACCGCGTTAAAAAGTCTTACCCTTATAGGCTACCTAGAAGGCACCTCTTTCTTATTATTGCTCTTCATCGCCATGCCACTAAAATATATGATGGACATTCCAGAAGGTGTAAAATATATCGGTATGGCGCACGGTGTACTATTCATTGTCTATATCGTAGTACTTGTAGGCACAGCTATCAAAGTAAAAATTCCTCGTTGGGCAATACCTGCGGGCGTACTCGGATCACTCTTACCATTTGGCCCGTTCATATTTGATCATTTACTAAAAAAG encodes:
- the lspA gene encoding signal peptidase II, with translation MTESTDRLDSTKLNSVESASTNIADNKVPIAVSSTHQSIDSKTMNHTPKAMYVTSGNSITPKGKLDKMPKMVANGSRAFIWYLLAIMVLILDQWTKWLAQTKLAFNDPVPVIEPFLNWTLAYNYGAAFSFLADAGGWQKWFFSGLAFVMAIFLTIYLIKAPRTAKLLSMGLALVLGGAIGNLIDRLRIGKVVDFIHVHYADVWNYPIFNVADIGVCVGVALIIIDMIFLESKRNK
- a CDS encoding DUF3817 domain-containing protein, producing MHSLRKKQETALKSLTLIGYLEGTSFLLLLFIAMPLKYMMDIPEGVKYIGMAHGVLFIVYIVVLVGTAIKVKIPRWAIPAGVLGSLLPFGPFIFDHLLKKNLQKSVSKEA